DNA sequence from the Syntrophobacterales bacterium genome:
CGCCGTACGGCGCCCATTCCACGTCACACTACTCCTTTTATATATGATACGACTACGAGTCTCCCCTCACCCTGTACAAAAAGTCGCGAAGGGCGATACGTTGTTCAAGGAGCATCTCAACGAATAAGTATTCTCTATGTCTCCTCTCATGAGACATACCTCCACAAAATCGGGGAGCAGCAATAGTAGAGATCAAAGCCAACAACGTTCTTGGTTACGCTCCGGGACTGAACAGAAAATAGGCAGAATAACGGTATGGACAATAAACGCTGGAAGGTTCACAAAAAACGGCGATATACTTTTTACGTGAACAGATATTTTCATGCGGGAAACTACCTGGATGCGTCAGGTTGAAACAATCCAAGAATTCTAAGTCCCGCAAGAGAAAAGAACCCTCCAGGCGCCCATACTCTCAAGGGAAACTGATGGACAGGAACAGAATAATGATGCGTCAAGCCTCAGGGTTTGACATGAATCTGACTTAAAACCGGTGACGTCAAAATAGGAGAATAATTACTCCATGTCCGTTCATTGGTCTCTCTTAATCGCTGCCAGTTCCCCGAACAGTGTCCGGCTAAATTCATGATTCATCTGTCTGCCAGAAATTTTTCCACTGATCGGGTTGTCGGGGAGAGAATATCTTCAGATTTTGCCCTGTCGGCAAAAGGAGTTCGCTTGGTCGGCAGCCCAAGACTGCGGCGGCAAGATGAAGTCCCGACAAACTCGCACCCGACACTCCGTGAAGGATACTGGCCCCGCAGAGGCAGAGATTCTCTATCTCCGAAAACTGTTTGAAGCAGAAAGGGCCTATTTGTCCAAAGCTCTTCTCGGTTCCGTAGCAACTCCCCCTGGTCGAGCGCACGTAATGGTCAAATGTAAGAGGGGTTCCCAGCTCGCTGAAGAGTATGTGATCGCCTATTCCTGGAATAACACGTCCGAGAGATTTCAACATGGCCCCGGCCACCTTACTCTTGAGGTTTAAGTACTCTTTTTTGGACCGCCTTCCATTGGCCGACCCCGCGAAGGAAGCGAAAGCCTCATAGGCCAGGAAACGCACCGCCTCAATGGTATGATGTCCGGTAAAGCCACTAGGATCCTTGAGGGTTGTAATCCCGAAAAAAATACCGGGAAGAGGGTCATTCACTGTATCTGGATGCAGGGCGCTCTTGAAAAAAGACTCCAAATCACGGTGGGGGATATACCAGTAGTTTCCTGAATCCATACCCATGGATTCAAGGTCGAGATCTGTGGCGAGAAAAAGTATTGCCGCTGCAATCGAATACCTTGTGCGGCACAATTTCTTTCGAAGGCCGGAGCTTATGTGCTCATAGCCCACAAGACGATTATACGTAATCTCAGGGCTGGCGTTGGAGACCACACGGCCAGCTCGAAGCTCGGAGCCATCTTCAAGGCGAACCCCGATGGCACACCGCCGGCTGCTTCTTTTCTCAATGAGTACTCTCTCGACAGGCGTTGATAATAGGATCTCTCCTTTTTCTTTCGCGAAGCCCCTGATCAGGGCTTTCGGGATAGAATCCGCACCGCCTGACGGGTAATACGCACCATTAAAATAGTGCCCCGCAACCGGGGCGTGCATGGCGAAGGGCACCCTTGAAGGAGGCAACCCGTGATCACCGCAAGGGATAGAAAGGAACGCACGGGCCAACGGGTCGGATATCCATCGTCGGAGGATGTGTTCGAGGCTGAAGAGTCCATAGCGGCCCATATTCCAGGTTCGGAAAGGAACGGTCAAAAAATCGATAAGGCTTTTTGTTTCGGGAATGCACCTCATTTCTTCGCAGATTGTATAGAGAAGAGAAAAATAGCGGTCAATCCCGTTGGCTGCACCAGGAAATCGAGTTTTAAACGCCTCGACCATGATATCCTTTCCTGCTGGAATGTCAAAAACTTCTTCGCCGATTCGGATATGCTCGAAACCTTGAGGGTTCATCTCAAAAAAGGCCATATCATCCGCTACGCCGAGACCTTCGTACACTTCCCTCAAAGCGCCGCCCGGACCTAGTTCTCCTATATAGTGTACACCCGGACTGAAACGGTAGCCCCCTCTGTGGAAGCTGTGACACAGCCCTCCGGGACGGGAATGCTGCTCAAGTACAAGCACTCGCTCACCCGCCCTGGCCAAACTTAAGGCTGCGGTAAGCCCTCCGGCGCCTGATCCGATAACTATCGTATCCGCGTCACGCATAACGGTTCTTCAGGTACAAGTCCACTGGTTTGCCCGGCTTTCGCTTCCATTCATATCGCCTCCCCCACCTTTGGTTCAATTTTCTTCGGACTTATGCAAAAACATCGCTTCCGCCTTCTCATGACAGCTCCACAAGAAGAAAACCAAAGTATTAACTTAAAAATTACAGTTTGTTAAGAGGAACAATTCATGTAATTTATATTATATGCAACTTATCTAATTTTATTAATATCAACACAACATGTGGCTGCCAACACTAATTTGCCGTAAGGTCCCAGTCGGTTCGCCTTCCGTCGTGCAATCATTGAGTTCACATAAAACCAGCGATCCCGCTCATTAAAAACGCAGAAGCAGGCCACGTCACATCCGAAACTACC
Encoded proteins:
- a CDS encoding NAD(P)/FAD-dependent oxidoreductase is translated as MRDADTIVIGSGAGGLTAALSLARAGERVLVLEQHSRPGGLCHSFHRGGYRFSPGVHYIGELGPGGALREVYEGLGVADDMAFFEMNPQGFEHIRIGEEVFDIPAGKDIMVEAFKTRFPGAANGIDRYFSLLYTICEEMRCIPETKSLIDFLTVPFRTWNMGRYGLFSLEHILRRWISDPLARAFLSIPCGDHGLPPSRVPFAMHAPVAGHYFNGAYYPSGGADSIPKALIRGFAKEKGEILLSTPVERVLIEKRSSRRCAIGVRLEDGSELRAGRVVSNASPEITYNRLVGYEHISSGLRKKLCRTRYSIAAAILFLATDLDLESMGMDSGNYWYIPHRDLESFFKSALHPDTVNDPLPGIFFGITTLKDPSGFTGHHTIEAVRFLAYEAFASFAGSANGRRSKKEYLNLKSKVAGAMLKSLGRVIPGIGDHILFSELGTPLTFDHYVRSTRGSCYGTEKSFGQIGPFCFKQFSEIENLCLCGASILHGVSGASLSGLHLAAAVLGCRPSELLLPTGQNLKIFSPRQPDQWKNFWQTDES